In the Ostrinia nubilalis chromosome 7, ilOstNubi1.1, whole genome shotgun sequence genome, one interval contains:
- the LOC135073640 gene encoding transcriptional adapter 1-like, which translates to MSSESLNLARRKLNEALGEKSTKYFNHMKQWFRMKLTKEEFDLEARALLSVDQVHYHNEFLLALLNKVEGLAETSLTIAQEKASSHNRNSRRHKRTSRTSEKSNFETVDFLDYLPPNSPPGAGSDGVKYATQEIFLPDHALVVGRFMLAAWELGLEGADDDAADIMVVAVQNFLKNVITGIVTQRKGYKTRNKHFIYDVGGDVPNMWLRNSSKLYDPQFEGRVNVEDGADGLAPRCPPTIDEVEHSAAMEIACSLPNTEPNDDRLTINEFYTTLQTHRNIIACHSVYAANMERLALMLNHPSY; encoded by the exons ATGTCGTCGGAAAGCTTGAATTTAGCTCGACGTAAACTAAACGAAGCTCTTGGTGAGAAATCAACCAAATACTTTAACCACATGAAGCAATGGTTTCGTATGAAACTTACTAAAGAAGAGTTCGACTTAGAGGCACGGGCTTTACTGAGTGTTGACCAGGTTCATTACCACAACGAGTTTCTGCTCGCGTTGCTGAATAAAGTGGAAGGTTTGGCTGAAACTTCACTGACCATTGCTCAGGAGAAAGCAAGTTCTCATAACAGAAACAGCAGGAGACATAAGCGTACGTCTCGTACATCAGAAAAGTCTAACTTCGAGACGGTTGATTTCTTGGATTATTTGCCGCCTAATTCACCGCCAGGCGCGGGAAGCGATGGAGTCAAGTATGCAACACAA GAAATATTTCTGCCCGATCATGCGCTTGTTGTGGGCCGATTTATGCTGGCAGCCTGGGAACTCGGCCTGGAAGGCGCTGATGATGACGCAGCTGACATCATGGTGGTTGCCGTCCAAAACTTCCTCAAGAACGTCATCACAGGGATTGTAACTCAACGGAAAGGGTATAAGacaagaaataaacattttatttatgatgtcGGAGGAGACGTTCCTAATATGTGGCTCAGGAACTCATCGAAGTTGTATGACCCTCAGTTTGAGGGAAGAGTAAATGTGGAAGATGGAGCAGATGGTTTGGCCCCGAGGTGCCCACCGACTATTGATGAAGTTGAACATTCTGCTGCCATGGAGATTGCTTGCAG cTTACCAAACACAGAGCCAAATGATGACAGGCTCACTATAAATGAGTTCTACACCACATTGCAAACACACCGGAATATCATTGCGTGTCATTCGGTGTATGCTGCCAACATGGAACGATTAGCATTGATGTTAAACCACCCTAGTTACTAA